Proteins co-encoded in one Nonlabens agnitus genomic window:
- the hisF gene encoding imidazole glycerol phosphate synthase subunit HisF — MLKKRIIPCLDIKDGRTVKGINFVGLRDAGDPVQLAQQYADQGADELCFLDITATVEKRDTLVPLVREIAAVLNIPFTVGGGINDVKLAKEIIKAGADKIAVNSAAVHRPELINELAAELGNQCVVVAVDTKRIAENDQQIPGQARNDNYADKVFVSGGRTETDKETIAWCLECEQRGAGEILLTSMDHDGTKNGFALEITDTLSRKLNIPIIASGGGGTAAHFEELFKDTHASAGLAASIFHFGELPVPVLKRQLAETGIAIRIPAKAGI; from the coding sequence ATGCTAAAAAAAAGAATCATACCGTGTCTGGATATCAAAGACGGTCGCACCGTTAAAGGAATCAACTTTGTGGGCTTGCGAGACGCTGGCGATCCCGTACAACTGGCGCAGCAATATGCAGATCAAGGCGCAGACGAGTTGTGCTTTCTGGACATCACCGCCACCGTGGAAAAAAGAGATACTTTGGTACCGCTTGTTAGAGAAATCGCCGCGGTATTGAACATACCGTTTACCGTTGGTGGTGGTATCAATGACGTGAAACTCGCCAAAGAAATCATCAAAGCTGGAGCCGATAAAATCGCTGTGAATAGCGCAGCAGTTCATAGACCTGAACTGATTAATGAGCTGGCTGCAGAGTTGGGAAATCAGTGTGTGGTGGTGGCTGTGGATACGAAAAGGATTGCGGAAAATGACCAACAGATTCCGGGTCAAGCCCGGAATGACAACTATGCTGACAAAGTCTTTGTCTCTGGCGGTAGAACCGAAACCGATAAAGAAACCATAGCCTGGTGCCTGGAATGTGAGCAGCGAGGTGCAGGAGAAATCTTGCTGACGAGCATGGACCACGACGGCACTAAAAACGGATTTGCACTGGAGATCACAGATACGCTTTCGCGAAAGCTAAACATTCCCATCATCGCCTCTGGTGGTGGTGGCACGGCAGCACACTTTGAAGAATTATTCAAAGACACTCATGCCAGTGCTGGCCTTGCGGCAAGCATCTTCCATTTTGGAGAATTGCCCGTGCCGGTATTGAAAAGGCAATTGGCTGAAACTGGAATCGCCATTCGTATACCTGCCAAAGCAGGAATCTGA
- the hisG gene encoding ATP phosphoribosyltransferase: MIRIAVQKSGRLSDKSLQLLKDCGIKFDNGTRKLSSKAKNFPIEILFLRDDDIPQYVAQGVADLGILGLNEVEEKDQKVDVIKQLGFAGCRLSLAVQKDVDYTGLEWFNGKRVASSYTTIVKKFFADKGINATTEEIGGSVEIAPGIGLAEGICDIVSTGSTLIMNGLKEVETVMYSEAVLISNPSLNSEKKELLDKLMFRMEAVMNAAKNKYILLNAPNDKIEEISALLPGMKSPTVLPLAEEGWSSLHSVIEENDFWNVIDQLKDAGAQGILVSPIEKLIV, from the coding sequence ATGATTAGAATAGCAGTACAAAAATCAGGAAGATTATCAGACAAATCCCTTCAACTCTTGAAAGATTGCGGGATCAAATTTGATAACGGGACGCGCAAATTGAGTTCTAAAGCAAAGAATTTCCCTATCGAGATTTTGTTCCTACGTGATGACGACATCCCACAATATGTGGCGCAAGGAGTGGCAGATCTTGGAATTCTAGGGTTGAATGAGGTCGAGGAAAAAGACCAAAAAGTCGATGTGATCAAGCAATTAGGTTTTGCTGGTTGTAGATTGAGTCTTGCCGTTCAAAAAGATGTGGACTATACAGGTTTGGAATGGTTCAACGGCAAGCGTGTAGCGAGCAGTTACACGACCATCGTCAAAAAGTTTTTTGCCGACAAAGGCATCAACGCCACAACTGAAGAAATAGGTGGATCTGTAGAAATCGCTCCAGGAATAGGCCTGGCCGAAGGTATCTGCGACATTGTTTCCACCGGTTCTACACTTATCATGAACGGCTTGAAAGAAGTAGAAACCGTTATGTATAGTGAGGCAGTTCTCATATCCAACCCATCATTGAACAGCGAGAAAAAGGAACTTCTGGACAAGCTCATGTTCCGTATGGAAGCCGTTATGAATGCGGCCAAAAACAAATACATTCTCTTGAACGCGCCCAACGATAAGATTGAGGAAATCTCTGCATTGTTACCCGGAATGAAAAGCCCAACTGTGCTTCCACTGGCCGAAGAAGGCTGGTCAAGTCTACACAGTGTCATTGAAGAAAATGACTTTTGGAATGTCATCGACCAGTTAAAGGATGCCGGCGCACAGGGAATTCTTGTAAGTCCAATTGAAAAATTAATCGTCTGA
- the hisB gene encoding bifunctional histidinol-phosphatase/imidazoleglycerol-phosphate dehydratase HisB, which translates to MKKVLFIDRDGTIVKEPPTDYQLDSFEKLEFLPMAITQLHRIARELDYELVMVTNQDGLGTDSFPENTFWPVHNLMMDILEKEGVTFSEVLIDRSFPEQNAPTRKPQTGLLTHYIKGNYDLANSFVIGDRNSDMQLAKNLGCKGIQLPSITDDSTFEDELVVLKTDSWKEIFQFLRGQPRKVSVSRKTNETDINITLNLDGSGNGTIDTGLKFYDHMLEQLQRHGSLDLDIKVDGDLEIDEHHTIEDTAIALGDAFAKALSTKKGINRYGFLLPMDDSLAQVAVDFGGRPWIVWEAEFKREYVGDMPTELFYHFFKSFSDAAKCNLNMKVEGDNEHHKIESLFKAFAKAIKMAVKQTGDGKLPSTKGTL; encoded by the coding sequence TTGAAAAAAGTACTATTTATTGATCGCGACGGCACCATCGTTAAGGAGCCACCAACAGATTATCAGTTGGACAGTTTTGAAAAGTTGGAGTTCTTACCTATGGCAATTACCCAGTTGCATCGCATAGCGAGAGAATTGGATTATGAACTGGTGATGGTGACCAATCAGGATGGTTTAGGAACCGATAGTTTTCCTGAAAATACCTTTTGGCCAGTCCATAATTTGATGATGGACATTTTGGAAAAAGAAGGCGTGACTTTTAGCGAAGTCTTGATTGATCGATCTTTTCCAGAACAAAACGCGCCTACCCGCAAACCTCAAACTGGCCTGTTGACCCATTACATCAAGGGCAATTATGACTTGGCCAACAGCTTTGTCATAGGCGATCGCAATAGCGATATGCAGCTGGCAAAAAACCTGGGCTGTAAAGGAATTCAGTTGCCCTCGATAACTGATGACTCTACTTTTGAAGACGAATTGGTGGTTTTAAAAACCGATTCTTGGAAAGAGATTTTTCAATTTTTGCGAGGTCAACCACGCAAAGTGTCGGTGAGTAGAAAAACCAATGAAACCGACATCAACATCACGCTGAATCTGGACGGTTCTGGAAATGGGACCATCGATACGGGATTGAAGTTCTACGACCACATGCTGGAGCAATTGCAACGTCATGGTTCGCTGGATCTGGATATCAAGGTGGATGGCGATCTGGAAATCGACGAGCACCACACCATCGAGGACACTGCTATTGCGCTGGGTGACGCTTTCGCGAAAGCATTATCCACTAAAAAAGGTATCAATAGATATGGATTTTTATTGCCCATGGATGATTCCTTGGCACAAGTGGCCGTAGATTTTGGAGGAAGACCATGGATCGTTTGGGAAGCAGAATTCAAAAGAGAATACGTGGGCGACATGCCTACAGAATTGTTCTACCACTTCTTCAAATCCTTCAGTGATGCGGCAAAGTGCAACCTGAACATGAAGGTAGAAGGTGACAATGAACATCACAAAATCGAGTCGCTGTTTAAAGCTTTCGCGAAAGCGATAAAAATGGCAGTCAAACAAACAGGCGACGGCAAGTTGCCCAGCACCAAAGGCACGCTATGA
- the hisH gene encoding imidazole glycerol phosphate synthase subunit HisH, which yields MIAIVKYNAGNIGSVTNALNRLGIENKVTDDSAELKAANKVIFPGVGEAGTAMSYLRERELDQVLINLKQPFLGICLGMQLMCNHSEEGDTPCLGIFDTNVKLFKSPEFKVPHMGWNSLNTEYRSTNDELKTDSNQKSKNVNQQSLILQGLPQNADVYYVHSYYAELCEDTAAVCDYILPFSSVLQKDNFYATQFHPEKSAGVGEQLLKNFISLP from the coding sequence ATGATTGCGATTGTAAAATATAACGCCGGTAATATAGGTAGCGTCACTAACGCGCTCAATAGACTGGGCATTGAAAATAAGGTCACTGACGATTCTGCAGAATTGAAAGCGGCAAACAAAGTGATTTTTCCTGGCGTGGGCGAGGCTGGTACAGCGATGAGTTATTTGCGGGAACGAGAACTCGATCAGGTGTTAATTAACTTAAAACAGCCATTTCTTGGGATATGCTTAGGTATGCAGTTGATGTGCAATCACAGTGAAGAAGGTGACACTCCATGCCTCGGAATTTTTGATACAAACGTGAAGTTGTTCAAATCGCCCGAGTTTAAAGTGCCGCATATGGGATGGAACAGTTTGAATACTGAATATCGATCAACGAATGACGAATTAAAAACGGATTCAAATCAAAAATCAAAAAACGTTAATCAGCAATCATTAATCCTTCAAGGCTTGCCGCAGAATGCCGATGTGTACTACGTTCACTCCTACTATGCCGAGCTTTGCGAGGACACAGCAGCGGTTTGCGATTACATATTACCATTTAGCAGCGTTTTGCAAAAAGATAATTTTTATGCGACCCAATTTCATCCAGAAAAGAGTGCTGGAGTTGGCGAGCAGTTATTGAAAAACTTTATAAGCCTACCCTAA
- the hisD gene encoding histidinol dehydrogenase — protein sequence MEIIINPSQAHQKTLLERPLKQRSEVDHAVKEIIQLVRENGDEALIAFAKQFDKAELKNLKVSPAEISQASTQVDEDLKAAIQTAYDNIYKFHKACYTQDYPVVETMPGMTCWRKSLPIQKVGLYIPGGSAPLFSTVLMLGIPAKIAGNKQVVLCSPTDANGNINPVVLHTANLCGITEIYKVGGAQAIAAMTYGTESVPNVYKIFGPGNAFVTRAKELAQQEGVAIDMPAGPSEVLIIADAAANPAFVASDLLAQAEHGHDSQVILLTESEDLAHAVNEQLEVQLSSLSRKQTAEAALENSKTIVLESIDQCVEWSDVYAPEHLIINTANADEVANRITVAGSIFIGAYTCESLGDYASGTNHTLPTYGYARNYSGVSVDSFVNKVTYQKASAQGIENLGPTVEKMAAAEGLDAHKNAVSVRLKSLNND from the coding sequence ATGGAAATTATCATAAATCCTTCGCAAGCGCACCAAAAAACACTTTTAGAGCGACCGCTCAAGCAACGCTCTGAAGTCGATCACGCGGTAAAAGAAATTATCCAACTCGTACGCGAGAATGGTGATGAGGCTTTGATTGCTTTTGCAAAGCAATTTGATAAAGCAGAATTAAAAAACCTAAAAGTAAGCCCAGCAGAAATTTCGCAAGCGTCCACCCAAGTGGATGAAGATTTGAAAGCTGCGATTCAAACGGCTTACGACAATATTTATAAATTCCACAAGGCGTGTTACACTCAGGATTATCCTGTGGTAGAAACCATGCCTGGCATGACCTGCTGGAGAAAATCACTGCCTATTCAAAAGGTTGGACTATATATTCCGGGTGGCTCTGCTCCGCTTTTTTCTACTGTTTTGATGCTGGGAATTCCTGCTAAAATTGCTGGCAATAAACAGGTCGTTTTATGCAGTCCTACAGACGCAAACGGCAATATCAATCCAGTCGTGTTACACACGGCAAACCTTTGCGGTATTACTGAAATCTATAAAGTAGGTGGCGCTCAGGCCATCGCTGCCATGACCTATGGAACTGAAAGTGTTCCCAACGTCTACAAGATTTTCGGCCCTGGAAATGCCTTTGTGACTCGCGCTAAGGAACTGGCCCAGCAAGAAGGCGTCGCGATCGACATGCCTGCTGGACCATCAGAGGTGTTGATCATTGCAGATGCGGCCGCAAATCCAGCTTTTGTGGCTTCAGATTTATTGGCTCAGGCAGAACATGGCCACGATTCCCAGGTGATTCTATTGACGGAATCTGAGGATCTTGCCCATGCTGTTAATGAGCAATTAGAAGTTCAATTAAGTTCGCTTTCGCGAAAGCAAACTGCCGAAGCTGCTCTGGAAAACAGCAAAACCATCGTACTGGAAAGTATCGATCAATGTGTGGAATGGTCTGATGTATATGCTCCAGAACACCTGATTATAAATACAGCAAATGCTGATGAAGTGGCTAACCGAATCACGGTTGCTGGATCGATTTTTATAGGTGCGTATACTTGTGAAAGTCTCGGCGATTATGCCAGCGGTACCAATCACACGTTACCAACCTATGGTTATGCACGCAATTATAGTGGTGTGTCGGTGGACAGTTTCGTGAATAAGGTAACCTATCAAAAAGCATCGGCTCAAGGCATTGAAAATTTAGGGCCAACTGTGGAAAAAATGGCCGCTGCTGAAGGTCTGGATGCGCACAAAAATGCAGTGAGTGTTAGATTAAAAAGTTTAAATAATGATTAA
- the hisA gene encoding 1-(5-phosphoribosyl)-5-[(5-phosphoribosylamino)methylideneamino]imidazole-4-carboxamide isomerase, translated as MRIIPAIDIIDGKCVRLSQGDYNQKTVYNEDPLEVAKEFEANGIQYLHLVDLDGAKSAHVVNWKVLERIASQTGLKVDFGGGVKTDEDIKMVFESGAKQVTGGSIAVKNSDTFEGWIEKYGSDKIILGADAKDGMIATHGWLESSELEVVKFIKEWNKKGIEYVICTDIAKDGMLAGPSYELYKEILAIETLKPADAIVPSADEFENGIKLIASGGVAVADDLHRLREMGCEGAIVGKAFYEGRISFKELREFI; from the coding sequence ATGAGAATAATACCAGCAATAGACATCATTGACGGGAAATGCGTTAGGCTTTCTCAAGGAGATTATAATCAGAAAACCGTTTATAATGAAGACCCGCTTGAGGTGGCTAAAGAATTTGAAGCCAATGGCATTCAATACCTTCACTTGGTAGATCTTGACGGTGCCAAAAGTGCCCACGTGGTCAACTGGAAAGTGCTGGAACGCATTGCGAGCCAGACAGGTTTGAAGGTAGATTTTGGCGGTGGCGTAAAAACCGATGAAGACATCAAGATGGTTTTTGAAAGCGGAGCCAAACAAGTAACTGGTGGTAGCATCGCCGTGAAGAATTCAGATACTTTTGAGGGATGGATTGAGAAATACGGCAGCGATAAGATCATACTCGGTGCAGATGCTAAAGATGGCATGATTGCCACACACGGCTGGCTGGAAAGCAGCGAACTGGAAGTGGTGAAATTCATCAAGGAATGGAACAAAAAAGGCATAGAATACGTCATTTGTACCGACATTGCCAAAGACGGCATGCTCGCCGGACCCAGCTATGAATTGTACAAAGAAATTCTGGCTATAGAAACCTTAAAACCGGCGGATGCTATTGTTCCGTCAGCAGATGAATTTGAGAATGGTATCAAGCTGATAGCCTCTGGTGGTGTTGCCGTGGCAGATGATCTACATCGCTTGCGCGAAATGGGTTGTGAAGGAGCTATTGTGGGCAAAGCCTTTTATGAAGGTAGGATCAGTTTTAAGGAGTTGAGAGAGTTTATATAA
- the trpB gene encoding tryptophan synthase subunit beta, with product MSYQVDEKGFYGEFGGAFIPELLYPNIEELQENYLKIEKSEEFQTEFHQLLKDYVGRPTPLFLAKRLSAKYGAEIWLKREDLCHTGAHKVNNTIGQILLAEKLGKKRIIAETGAGQHGVATATVCALKGLKCIVYMGEKDIERQAPNVARMKMLGAEVRPAMSGSKTLKDATNEAMRDWINNPEDTHYIIGSVVGPHPYPDMVARYQSVISKEIKEQMQGLPDYVIACVGGGSNAMGAFYHFLDDPSVKLIGVEAAGMGVDTDKTAATLTLGTPGVLHASRSIMMQDKDGQVVEPHSISAGLDYPGIGPAHAWLKVSDRAHYMAVTDADALTAAVECSRLEGIIPALETAHAFSVLKDLDLKPTDRVVINLSGRGDKDMDTYMRELKLNEL from the coding sequence ATGAGCTATCAAGTAGACGAGAAAGGATTTTATGGAGAATTTGGTGGTGCATTCATACCAGAATTGCTCTATCCCAACATTGAGGAACTTCAGGAAAACTACCTGAAAATCGAGAAAAGTGAGGAGTTCCAGACCGAATTTCACCAGCTGCTCAAGGACTATGTAGGCAGACCTACACCGTTGTTCCTAGCCAAAAGACTATCGGCAAAATACGGTGCCGAAATCTGGTTAAAACGTGAAGACCTTTGCCATACGGGCGCTCATAAAGTCAACAATACCATAGGTCAGATCCTACTTGCCGAAAAACTGGGCAAGAAAAGAATTATTGCAGAAACTGGTGCTGGTCAGCATGGTGTTGCCACGGCAACCGTTTGTGCTCTCAAAGGTTTGAAGTGTATCGTCTATATGGGCGAGAAGGACATCGAGCGCCAGGCACCTAACGTTGCCCGCATGAAAATGCTGGGTGCAGAAGTACGACCAGCCATGAGCGGCTCCAAAACCTTGAAGGACGCGACAAACGAGGCGATGCGCGACTGGATCAATAATCCTGAAGACACGCATTACATCATTGGGTCCGTCGTTGGACCACATCCATATCCAGATATGGTAGCGCGTTATCAAAGTGTTATCTCCAAGGAAATCAAAGAACAAATGCAAGGCTTGCCTGATTATGTGATCGCTTGTGTAGGTGGTGGTTCTAATGCCATGGGTGCTTTTTATCATTTCTTGGATGATCCATCAGTCAAACTCATAGGTGTAGAAGCTGCTGGAATGGGTGTTGACACAGATAAAACTGCCGCGACTTTGACACTAGGAACACCTGGAGTTTTACACGCCAGTCGATCCATCATGATGCAGGATAAAGATGGTCAAGTAGTAGAACCACACAGCATTTCTGCTGGTCTAGACTATCCAGGAATTGGCCCAGCGCACGCTTGGTTAAAAGTTTCTGACCGTGCACATTATATGGCAGTAACAGATGCCGATGCATTGACCGCAGCCGTAGAATGCAGCCGTTTAGAGGGAATTATTCCAGCATTAGAAACGGCTCACGCATTTTCTGTTTTAAAAGATCTAGACCTAAAACCAACCGATCGTGTGGTGATCAACCTTTCAGGTCGTGGCGATAAGGATATGGATACGTATATGCGCGAACTCAAACTCAACGAACTTTAA
- the trpA gene encoding tryptophan synthase subunit alpha, translated as MQNKLTHLFASKPKNLLNIFFTAGYPKLEDTTVILKALEDSKVDLVEIGIPFSDPLADGPTIQESSKKALENGMSIEKLFTQLEQFKSENPDFSTPVLLMGYLNPVMQYGLDRFCARCAAVGVDGLIIPDLPMYSYHMEFKDTFEKHNISNVFLVTPQTSEKRIREIDENSTGFIYAVSSASTTGSKADFSAAADYLGKLRDMDLNTPVLTGFNIKNAQNFKDACQYVDGAIIGSEFIRQISNATDISSTVQQFVKSVKA; from the coding sequence ATGCAGAACAAGCTTACCCATCTATTTGCCAGCAAACCTAAGAATTTGCTCAATATATTTTTTACCGCTGGTTATCCTAAACTGGAAGACACCACAGTTATTTTAAAAGCTTTGGAAGATTCCAAGGTGGATCTTGTAGAAATAGGCATACCCTTTAGCGATCCGCTGGCAGATGGCCCAACTATTCAAGAGAGCAGCAAGAAGGCCCTGGAAAACGGCATGTCCATCGAGAAACTGTTCACACAACTGGAGCAGTTTAAATCAGAAAATCCAGATTTCAGCACACCGGTATTGCTCATGGGATATTTGAATCCAGTGATGCAATATGGATTGGATCGCTTTTGCGCGCGTTGTGCTGCGGTAGGTGTAGATGGATTGATCATTCCAGATCTACCCATGTATTCCTACCATATGGAATTTAAAGACACTTTTGAAAAGCACAACATTTCTAATGTTTTCTTGGTAACACCTCAAACCTCAGAAAAGCGCATACGTGAGATTGATGAAAATTCTACGGGCTTTATCTATGCGGTGAGCAGCGCGAGCACGACAGGTTCCAAAGCAGACTTTTCAGCAGCGGCAGATTATCTAGGCAAATTGAGAGATATGGATTTGAACACGCCAGTACTTACTGGGTTCAATATAAAAAATGCCCAAAATTTTAAGGATGCCTGTCAATATGTGGATGGAGCAATCATCGGGAGTGAGTTTATCCGCCAGATAAGTAACGCTACTGATATATCCAGCACCGTACAGCAGTTTGTAAAATCTGTAAAGGCTTAA
- a CDS encoding pyridoxal phosphate-dependent aminotransferase: MSTFNLENIVRKNIWSLKAYSSARSEFQLYGKTDGAELTLLDANENPNDPAILDMDLQIRNLNRYPDPLQSDIKEILSEQKGIATDQIFVGNGSDEAIDLLYRIFCEPGKDSVITCPPTYGMYEVSAAINDVAVVEFPLTSDFSLDVHGILKSDAFAKAKLLWICSPNNPTGNALLKADLQHDWQAENYTKGGMMDMPYAPEFEQELKENKENLDRLIGGFNGIVVVDEAYQDFTENQSFIRRLDDYPNLVVLQTMSKAHGMAGARTGFAFASPEIIALFNKTKPPYNVNELSQKAVLKALQLTDQTDQQISEIKSNREMLSTLLEDLEYVEEVYPSEANFILAKVKDASAVYNYLKDQGIIIRNRSSQIPNTLRFTVGTTQECEVLMKTLKEY, from the coding sequence ATGAGTACATTCAATTTAGAAAACATAGTTCGCAAGAACATTTGGAGCTTAAAGGCTTACTCCAGCGCTCGTAGCGAGTTCCAACTCTATGGAAAAACCGATGGAGCAGAATTGACTCTACTCGATGCCAACGAGAACCCGAATGATCCAGCGATATTGGACATGGATTTGCAGATTCGCAATCTGAATCGTTATCCTGATCCACTGCAAAGCGATATCAAAGAGATTCTGAGCGAGCAAAAAGGAATTGCTACAGATCAGATTTTTGTGGGAAACGGCAGCGATGAAGCGATTGATCTATTGTACCGCATTTTTTGCGAGCCAGGAAAAGACAGCGTGATTACATGTCCGCCAACTTACGGGATGTACGAGGTGAGCGCTGCAATCAACGATGTTGCCGTGGTTGAATTTCCATTAACCAGTGATTTTTCTCTGGATGTACACGGGATTTTGAAAAGTGACGCTTTCGCGAAAGCGAAACTCCTATGGATCTGCTCTCCTAATAACCCAACAGGAAATGCCCTTCTAAAAGCTGATTTACAACACGATTGGCAAGCAGAAAATTATACCAAAGGCGGCATGATGGACATGCCTTATGCGCCAGAATTTGAACAGGAACTCAAAGAAAACAAAGAGAATCTGGATCGACTGATTGGTGGTTTCAATGGAATCGTAGTGGTTGACGAAGCCTATCAAGATTTTACCGAGAATCAAAGTTTCATACGCAGACTGGATGATTATCCTAATCTTGTCGTTTTGCAGACCATGTCCAAAGCACATGGCATGGCTGGTGCTCGTACCGGTTTTGCTTTTGCATCACCAGAGATCATCGCTTTGTTCAACAAGACGAAGCCGCCTTATAATGTCAATGAGCTGTCTCAAAAGGCAGTTTTGAAGGCATTACAACTCACAGATCAAACGGATCAACAGATAAGCGAAATCAAGTCCAACAGAGAAATGTTGAGCACCTTGCTGGAAGATCTGGAATACGTAGAAGAGGTTTATCCAAGCGAGGCCAATTTTATTTTGGCCAAAGTCAAAGATGCCAGCGCTGTATATAATTATTTGAAGGATCAGGGCATTATCATACGCAATCGCAGCAGCCAGATCCCTAATACGCTAAGGTTTACCGTGGGAACGACTCAGGAATGTGAGGTGTTGATGAAGACGTTGAAAGAATATTGA